A portion of the Anser cygnoides isolate HZ-2024a breed goose chromosome 25, Taihu_goose_T2T_genome, whole genome shotgun sequence genome contains these proteins:
- the LOC106048434 gene encoding omega-hydroxyceramide transacylase-like, which translates to MKIKRNERRSFSLLLRGCSFMQVYEAGVLKALQELSPEILKSASKIYGASSGSILAALVLCECDMDELQKQFISGDKYRFKGLLSRPGKILHILKDTLNKLLPVNAHQLVSGKLHVILTRVHDWRSVTVSEFATKEDLIQALLCSCFVPLCFGFLPPLYHGVRYVDGELGMWKANFRSQTMITVSAFAGEYDICPKDCPAAFFNFQISDCILQISKKNIYRFLCIFQCPTKQVCDQFYDDGYRDAVSFLKNLSLFGINYLTEDFTLPLDKELCQKGEGTLHRKPEARILHSRATDPEDITKENILSIQTAHEVEEEDPHHPLQPSGRALPATEDCS; encoded by the exons ATGAAGATAAAGAGAAACGAGAGAAGATCTTTCTCTTTACTGCTGAGAGGCTGCAGTTTCATGCAAGTGTATGAAGCTGGAGTGTTAAAGGCTTTGCAGGAATTGTCACCTGAGATACTGAAATCTGCATCCAAGATCTATGGGGCATCTTCAGGATCGATTTTAGCTGCATTGGTATTGTGCGAGTGTGATATGG ATGAGTTGCAGAAGCAGTTCATCAGTGGTGATAAATACCGTTTCAAAGGGCTTTTATCCAGACCAGGGAAAATCCTTCACATCCTAAAGGATACCTTAAATAAACTTCTGCCTGTGAATGCCCACCAGCTGGTATCTGGGAAACTGCATGTTATCCTCACCCGCGTACACGACTGGAGAAGCGTGACGGTTTCGGAGTTTGCCACAAAGGAGGACCTCATTCAG GCCCTGTTATGCAGCTGCTTCGTCCCTTTGTGTTTTggcttcctccctcctctgtACCATGGGGTG CGTTACGTTGATGGGGAACTCGGCATGTGGAAGGCCAACTTCAGATCCCAGACCATGATCACCGTGTCTGCTTTCGCTGGCGAATATGACATCTGTCCCAAAGATTGCCCAGCTGCCTTCTTCAATTTCCAAATCTCTGATTGTATTTTACagatatcaaaaaaaaacatctacCGTTTCCTGTGTATTTTCCAGTGTCCCACAAAGCAA GTTTGTGACCAGTTTTATGACGACGGCTACCGGGACGCAGTGAGCTTCTTAAAAAACCTGA GTTTATTTGGTATAAATTATCTTACTGAGGACTTTACGCTTCCATTGGACAAGGAATTGTGTCAGAAAGGTGAAGGGACCCTGCACAGGAAGCCAGAAGCAAGAATACTTCACTCCAGGGCCACAGACCCTGAGGACATCACCAAAGAGAACATACTAAGCATCCAGACAGCACATgaagtggaggaggaagacCCACACCACCCTTTGCAACCATCAGGAAG GGCTTTGCCAGCTACAGAAGATTGTTCCTAA